In the Gorilla gorilla gorilla isolate KB3781 chromosome 10, NHGRI_mGorGor1-v2.1_pri, whole genome shotgun sequence genome, one interval contains:
- the LOC101127816 gene encoding large ribosomal subunit protein uL16-like, whose protein sequence is MQPVCCMGCSKGPWRQSFQMDVHVSDLALPQCRFQTGMQGAFGKPQGTVARVHTGQVIMSIRTKLQNKEHVIEALRRAKFKFSGRQKIHISKKWGFTKFNANEFEDMVTEKRLIPDGWWVKYISNRGPVDKWRALHS, encoded by the coding sequence ATGCAGCCTGTGTGTTGTATGGGTTGCTCTAAGGGACCTTGGAGACAGTCCTTTCAGATGGATGTTCATGTTTCTGACCTTGCACTACCCCAGTGTAGGTTCCAAACAGGCATGCAAGGTGCTTTTGGGAAGCCCCAGGGCACTGTGGCCAGGGTTCACACTGGCCAAGTTATCATGTCCATTCGCACCAAGCTGCAGAACAAGGAGCATGTGATTGAGGCCCTGCGCAGGGCCAAGTTCAAGTTTTCTGGCCGCCAGAAGatccacatctcaaagaagtgggGCTTCACCAAGTTCAATGCCAATGAGTTTGAAGACATGGTGACTGAGAAGCGGCTCATCCCAGATGGCTGGTGGGTCAAGTACATTTCCAATCGTGGCCCTGTGGACAAGTGGCGGGCCCTGCACTCATGA